CGGCATCAAAGGCGTCGCTGTCCACTGGATCGGGCTGCAGAACTACCGCGAATTCCTGTTCATGGGCCAGGCGTCGCTCGACAACTATGCCGCGCTTGTGCGGACGCTGGTGTTCTGTTTCTTCGTGACCACCATCCAGTTTTCGCTGGGCCTGGTGCTGGCGCTGCTGGTCAACCAGCGCTTGAAGGGCGTCAATATGTTTCGCACGCTCTTCTTTATGCCGGTGATCCTGGGCGCGGTCATCCAGGGCCTGATCTGGTCGCTGTTTCTGTACCCGCTGGGCGGCCCGCTGGCGAGCCTGCTCGGCGTGTTTGGCCTGAAGTCCGAGTTCCTGGGCGGGCAGCCGACCGAGGCCATGGCCTGGGTGATCGTGGTACAGATCTGGGCTAACCTGGGCACCACCATGATGATCTTCATCGCCGGGCTGCAGACCATTCCGGGCGAGCTGTACGAGGTGGTGCGGATCGATGGCGCAAACGCCTGGCAGACCTTCAAGAACGTCACGTGGCCGCTGCTGACATCGAGCGTAAACACCAATTTGCTGCTGAATATCATCGGCTCCCTGCAGGCCTGGCAGCTGTTCCTGGTGTTGCTGGGCTACCGCAACGGCACCCAGGTGTTGGGCTACCTGATCTTCGCCCAGGGTTTCGGCCAGACATCGGGGAGCGTCACGAGCGCCTTCCGGCAGGGCTACGCCGCTTCGGCCTCGATCGTCCTATTCTGCCTGGTGCTGATCATTGGCCTGCCGGTACAGTACCTGCTGCGGCGCAGGGAAGCGAGGATACTGGGATGAGCACACTAACCGCAAACGAATCAAGCAACCCGCGCGCACAGCGGCGCTCTGCGCTCCAGCGAATTGGCCTGGGCCGCATTGGTGCGTATGTACTGCTGATCATCTTTGCGATCATCTACATCGGGCCGCTGCTGATGCTGGTCAATACATCGCTGAAGAGCCTGCCCGACTTCATGAAGAGCGCGACGGCCCCGGCAACCCGGCTGAACTTCGGCAATTTCGTCGATGCCTGGAACAAGGCCAACTTCCTGCGCTACCTGACCAACACGCTGATCTATACCGTCTCGGCCACCGCTATCTATGTGATTACGGCCGTCCTGGTGGCGTTCCCGATCTCGCGCGGCTACGTCAAAGGCGCGAATGTGCTGCTGACGTTGTACGTGATCGCGCTGTTCCTGCCGGTAGCGCTGATCCCGCAGTTTCAGCTGATGCTGAGCCTGGGGCTGTACAACAACCCGATCGGCTACATTATGCTGTTCCTGGTCAACCCGATCGGGGTGGTCATTCTGGTGAACTACATCAAGACGCTGCCGATCGAGCTGGATGAGGCGGCGGCCATGGATGGCTGCGGCTATTTCCGCTTTATGACCTCGATTATCTTCCCGCTGATCCAACCGGCCATCGCTACCGTCGCAGTGCTGCACGCGATCGGCATCTGGAATGAGCTGATCCTGCCGACGATCTACCTGACCAGCAAGGAGTACTACCCGATCACGCGCGGCATGATCGTGTTCCAGGGTGTGTATGGCAGCAACTGGCCTACGCTGGCGGCCGCCGTGTTGATCATGACGCTGCCGATGCTGGTGCTGTTCCTGGTGCTGCAGCGCTACATCGTTTCGGGCCTGACGGCCGGCGCCGTCAAGGGTTGATGCTTGCGACGCAGGCCGAACCAAGCACCGGCCGACTACCAGGCGCTACCCGTGTTACGAATGCTATAGGCTTACACGATGAAACCGTATGTACTACCAACACTGAGCCTGCTGGCCGCGCTGGTGCTGCTGGCAGCCTGTGCTGCGGCGCCGCTCGCCGGCCCCACCGCCACGCCGATCGCTGTTCAGGCCGGCTGGAAGCTGGCCTGGCACGACGAATTTGCCGGCACCGCGATCGATCGCTCGAACTGGGCCTTCGACATCGGCGGCGGCGGGTGGGGCAATGGCGAAGCCGAGTATTATACCTCGCGCCCCGAGAATGCCCGCATCGAGGGCGGCATGCTGGTGATCGAAGCCCGCCAGGAAAAACTCGAGGGATCGTACTACACCTCGGCCCGGCTGAAGACCCAGGGGCTGCAGGCATTCCAGTATGGGCGGATCGAGGCGCGCTTGAAAGTGCCCGGCGGCGCCGGCTTGTGGCCGGCGTTCTGGATGCTCGGCGCCAACTTCAACGGGAAGAACTGGCCCGACTGCGGTGAGATCGACATTATGGAGTACATCGGTAAAGAGCCGGATCTGATCATGGGCACCTTGCACGGGCCAGGCTACTCGGGCGCGCTGGGCCTGAGCAAGTGGAACCGGCAGAAGTACAACATTGCCGATGCCTTCCATACCTACGCGGTCGAGTGGCAACCCGATCAGCTGACCTGGTACTACGATGGGGTGCCATATTTTACGGCCACGCGTGCCGATGTAGGCGATCGGCCGTGGGTGTTCGATCAGCCATTCTTCATCATCCTCAACCTGGCGGTGGGCGGCCAGCTGGCCGGTATCATCAGCCCGCAAACCAGCTTCCCCGCGCAGCTGCAGGTCGACTATGTGCGGGTATTCCAGGTGGACGCGTAGATTAGGCCAGGCGGCTGCCTACCGTAATCCGGCATCCGGGCAACCTGTGGGGCGTTCTACATTCATGGATCGATGGCAACCAACCCACGACCAAAGGGGGCACAATGTCACCGCGACAACCATGGTTTGCGCTTATTACCATATGCGCCGGCCTGCTCGCCGGCATGGGGCTGATCGCACCGGCTGTTCCGGCCCGCGCCGCCGCGCCGCTCGTCGTCGATACCTTCGAGGCCGGGCTGCCGGCTGGGCACGATGCCAATAACAACCCGATCGGCTTCAACACCTTCCAGGATCCGAACGCGGCTACCAGCGTTGCGATTGCCACCACGGCCGCGCCGCCGGTGGCGGTGCCCGGCGCCGGCAACCCGAACAACGTGCTGAAAATCGATCTCAATGTCGTCTCGTATGCCGGCTTCACCCACAGCTTCGAAAACCCCGCGCTCGACCAGTGGGTTACGCAGGATTGGAGCGCCTACGAGGGCATCTCGTTCTGGCTCTACGGCAACAACAGCGGCACGACCCTGTTCGTGGATGTGCTCGACAACCGCAACAGCCCGCCGCATGCCAACGACGACGCCGAGCGCTGGTCGATCGATGTGATCGATAATGTGAGCGGCTGGCGCCAGATCCAGCTGCCGTTCGCGAATATGCACCGCAAAGAGGTCGGCAACGGCGCGCCTAACGACGGCTTCGGCCTGACCGAGGTGTATGGCTGGGCGCTAGGCTCGATCACCACCCCCAGCGCGCAGACCTACTACGTCGACGATCTGGCGCTCTACGGCGTTGCGCCGGTGCGCCCGCTGACGGTAGGCCTCACCTCGACCAGCTACCCGGTGACTGAGGGCGGCACGGCGACGGTTACAGCCAAGCTGAGCAAGCCCTCGCCCAACCCGGTGACGGTGTCGTACGCGACGACATTTGGCGCGGCCGTGCCCAACCGCGATTACACGCCGGTTGCCGGCACGCTGACCTTCCCGCCCAACGTCACGCAGCAGTCGTTCAGCGTCACGACCATCAACAACAGCAAATACCAGGGCGAGCGCGGCGTACTGGTCGAGTTAGCCAACCCGACTGGCGGAGCGGCGCTGGGCATCCCGCCAGTGGCGCGGGTGAACATCCTCGACAACGAGCCCTACGACCCGGCGCTGCTCGACGATTTCGAAACCTACCCGTACCTCTGGTCGGCCGATAGCAAGGCCGTGCTGAGCAACCCCGAGCTGGCCGCCGGCAGCCCCGGCGCGCTGCCCGGCCAGGGTGCCTACGAGCATGTGCTGCAGGTGGGCCAGAAGAACGGCAATGGCACCTATGCGTTTGGCCGCAGCTTCCCGATCGGCCAGGATTGGAGCGACTCAGGTGGGCTGAGTTTCTGGTACTACGGCCAGAACAGCGGCAAGAACATCGAGGTGAAGCTGGCCAACAACCAGGCCGGCGTCGGCACCCCCGCAGATTGGCAGCTGGCCTGGAGCGACGAGTTCAATAGCAAGCGCGGCACTCTGCCGAATGCCAGCGTCTGGGGCTACGAGCTTGGCGACGGCACCGTCAATGGCATTCCGGGCTGGGGCAACGACGAGCTCGAATACTACACCAACAGCGCCGACAACGCCGCCACCGACGGCCAGGGCAACCTGGTGATCACCACCAAGGCAGCCAACGGATCGCTGCAGTGCTACTACGGCCCGTGCAAGTATACCTCGGCGCGCCTGCTGACCAAGAGCCGCTTCGAGGTGGCCTACGGCCGGGTCGAGGCGCGCGTCAAGGTGCCGCGCGGCGCTGGGCTGTGGCCGGCCTTCTGGATGCTCGGCAGCGACATCGACCAGGTCAACTGGCCGCAGGCCGGCGAGATCGACATCATGGAGCATGTCGGCCGGCTGCCCTACCAGATTTTCGGCACCTTGCACGGCCCCGGCTATTCGGGCGGGCAGAGCTACGGCCGCAGCTACGACTTCGCCCAGCCAGTCGCCGACAACTTCCACACCTTCGCGGTCGAGTGGCAGCCGAATAAGATCGTCTGGTATGTTGACGGCATCCAGTACCACCAGGCCACGCCGAACGACGCGTTCTTGCAGGGCAAGCAGTGGGTCTACAACCACCCATTCTATATGCTGCTGAACGTGGCGATCGGCGGCAATTTCGGCGGCGCGGTTGGCGCCAACATAAGCTTGCCGCAGACGACGCTGGTCGATTATGTGCGGCTGTACCAGGCCAGGCCGCGCCTGGTGCAATTCGCAGCCACATTCCGCGATAGCTTCAGCGGCTGGCAGCAGGTGCGCATTCCATTCACGGCATTCCAGGGCCTGCCGGGGCAGACGCTCGATCTGACCAATGTTCAGCGGATCAGCCTGCAGGTGCCGGGCGGTATGCGCAAACCCGTGCAGCTCGACCAGCTGCGGCTGGCCTGCGCGAATGACGTGACCGTGACCAGCACGGCCGATAGCGGCACCGGCTCGCTGCGCAAGGCGCTCGGCAGCGTGTGTGTCGGCGGAAGCGTCCACTTCGCGCCGGCGCTGGCCGGCCAGACGATCACCCTGACCTCCGGGGCCGATCGCGCTGGGCAAGAATGTCACGCTGGATGGGAGCGCGGCGGCCGGGCTGA
The sequence above is drawn from the Candidatus Kouleothrix ribensis genome and encodes:
- a CDS encoding glycoside hydrolase family 16 protein, with protein sequence MKPYVLPTLSLLAALVLLAACAAAPLAGPTATPIAVQAGWKLAWHDEFAGTAIDRSNWAFDIGGGGWGNGEAEYYTSRPENARIEGGMLVIEARQEKLEGSYYTSARLKTQGLQAFQYGRIEARLKVPGGAGLWPAFWMLGANFNGKNWPDCGEIDIMEYIGKEPDLIMGTLHGPGYSGALGLSKWNRQKYNIADAFHTYAVEWQPDQLTWYYDGVPYFTATRADVGDRPWVFDQPFFIILNLAVGGQLAGIISPQTSFPAQLQVDYVRVFQVDA
- a CDS encoding family 16 glycosylhydrolase, coding for MSPRQPWFALITICAGLLAGMGLIAPAVPARAAAPLVVDTFEAGLPAGHDANNNPIGFNTFQDPNAATSVAIATTAAPPVAVPGAGNPNNVLKIDLNVVSYAGFTHSFENPALDQWVTQDWSAYEGISFWLYGNNSGTTLFVDVLDNRNSPPHANDDAERWSIDVIDNVSGWRQIQLPFANMHRKEVGNGAPNDGFGLTEVYGWALGSITTPSAQTYYVDDLALYGVAPVRPLTVGLTSTSYPVTEGGTATVTAKLSKPSPNPVTVSYATTFGAAVPNRDYTPVAGTLTFPPNVTQQSFSVTTINNSKYQGERGVLVELANPTGGAALGIPPVARVNILDNEPYDPALLDDFETYPYLWSADSKAVLSNPELAAGSPGALPGQGAYEHVLQVGQKNGNGTYAFGRSFPIGQDWSDSGGLSFWYYGQNSGKNIEVKLANNQAGVGTPADWQLAWSDEFNSKRGTLPNASVWGYELGDGTVNGIPGWGNDELEYYTNSADNAATDGQGNLVITTKAANGSLQCYYGPCKYTSARLLTKSRFEVAYGRVEARVKVPRGAGLWPAFWMLGSDIDQVNWPQAGEIDIMEHVGRLPYQIFGTLHGPGYSGGQSYGRSYDFAQPVADNFHTFAVEWQPNKIVWYVDGIQYHQATPNDAFLQGKQWVYNHPFYMLLNVAIGGNFGGAVGANISLPQTTLVDYVRLYQARPRLVQFAATFRDSFSGWQQVRIPFTAFQGLPGQTLDLTNVQRISLQVPGGMRKPVQLDQLRLACANDVTVTSTADSGTGSLRKALGSVCVGGSVHFAPALAGQTITLTSGADRAGQECHAGWERGGRADDQRQPYRPGADRQRRYNRNRSCADANQRLWLPVSRWRVE
- a CDS encoding carbohydrate ABC transporter permease; protein product: MSTLTANESSNPRAQRRSALQRIGLGRIGAYVLLIIFAIIYIGPLLMLVNTSLKSLPDFMKSATAPATRLNFGNFVDAWNKANFLRYLTNTLIYTVSATAIYVITAVLVAFPISRGYVKGANVLLTLYVIALFLPVALIPQFQLMLSLGLYNNPIGYIMLFLVNPIGVVILVNYIKTLPIELDEAAAMDGCGYFRFMTSIIFPLIQPAIATVAVLHAIGIWNELILPTIYLTSKEYYPITRGMIVFQGVYGSNWPTLAAAVLIMTLPMLVLFLVLQRYIVSGLTAGAVKG
- a CDS encoding sugar ABC transporter permease, with amino-acid sequence MNNYHFGRGRARLAPYLLLLPGFLFYVVIMLGPSIATSVYSFTDASGIKGVAVHWIGLQNYREFLFMGQASLDNYAALVRTLVFCFFVTTIQFSLGLVLALLVNQRLKGVNMFRTLFFMPVILGAVIQGLIWSLFLYPLGGPLASLLGVFGLKSEFLGGQPTEAMAWVIVVQIWANLGTTMMIFIAGLQTIPGELYEVVRIDGANAWQTFKNVTWPLLTSSVNTNLLLNIIGSLQAWQLFLVLLGYRNGTQVLGYLIFAQGFGQTSGSVTSAFRQGYAASASIVLFCLVLIIGLPVQYLLRRREARILG